The following coding sequences lie in one Miscanthus floridulus cultivar M001 chromosome 9, ASM1932011v1, whole genome shotgun sequence genomic window:
- the LOC136480234 gene encoding uncharacterized protein, which produces MTTHLKSINRKIWKVVETKFEVANPEQPTVAEEEKLQNNDIALSAIHDSISQDVFEQIKNMEMAHDAWVKLEESYEGTQAVKGAKAYILKEKFASFKMKEDETVPEIFNRLQVLVNDLKALESGLDTMTPNQVLGDVITEDAYREDKEEIEKKDEKKDDKKKSMAFKATSSKNKGKKKVESSEDEEASTCEEVDDEDLALFVRRFGKFMNKKGYGARKKRDQSKNKKFTRRCYKCRSKDHLIGDCPYNSDNDDDDKKKGKKEKKENLMDMLEQAHSYMEKRGRSAKNYARSMKLLSNPLMSSMHLMRG; this is translated from the exons ATGACCACACacctcaagtcaatcaatagaaagatatggaaggtggtggagacaaaGTTTGAGGTTGCAAATCCAGAGCAACCTACTGTGGCCGAAGAAGAGAAGcttcaaaataatgacattgctctaagtgctattcatgattcAATTAGCCAAgatgtgtttgagcaaatcaagaacatggAGATGGCTCATGATGCTTGGGTGAAGCTAGAAGAGTCATATGAAGGCACACAAGCGGTAAAGGGCGCCAAAGCTTACATTCttaaggagaaatttgctagcttcaagatgaaggaagatgagaccGTGCCGGAGATATTCAATAGGCTCCAAGTACTAgtcaatgatctcaaggcacttg AaagtggtttggacacaatgacaccaaaccaagtactTGGTGATGTGATCACGGAGGATGCCTACCGTGAGGACAAAGAGGAGattgagaagaaggatgagaagaaagatgacaagaagaagagcatggcattcaaagccacttcatccaagaacaaaggcaagaagaaagTAGAATCGAGTGAGGATGAAGAAGCAAGCACTTGTGAAGAGGTTGATGATGAAGACCTAGCTCTCTTTGTGAGAAGATTTGGTAAATTCATGAATAAGAAggggtatggtgcaagaaagaagAGAGATCAATCAAAGAACAAGAAATTCACAAGAAGATGCTACAAGTGTAGAAGTAAGGATCATCTCATTGGTgattgtccttacaatagtgacaatgatgatgatgacaagaagaagggcaagaaagaaaagaaggagaacctCATGGACATGTTAGAACAAGCTCACTCTTATATGGAGAAAAGaggaaggagtgcaaagaattacgcaagaagcATGaagctcttgagcaatcctttgatgagctcaatgcatctcatgagaggctaa